Proteins from a single region of Apostichopus japonicus isolate 1M-3 chromosome 21, ASM3797524v1, whole genome shotgun sequence:
- the LOC139963234 gene encoding uncharacterized protein, protein MHENYSYNNKCSFPIAKCKQWDFQCYDGQCIPDIYHCDGEQDCHFGEDELNCAGVDFCGTNPLFPTTRIVGGTVASLGSWPWQALLEYRSVLCGAVLISNEWVATAAHCVGDPGFRSNLEAVVLGEVHLTSEARTRVRRPVERIMVHPGYNPIIFDNDVALLKLAEPVKFDYYVRPVCLPDGNDFDEVERYTNCYATGWGRTSHLGNVSTDLRQANLPLVNRSICYEQLINKGFNTITENMICAGYDEGMVSTCQGDSGGPLVCQESDGRWTLVGITSWSYGCAQPESPSVYARVSRYLETIASVMEGADPLVSCESINTGCAQNVPYSETFTTSQSVVESIIDIVFDDHYDYGYYSHDVSSHSSGTYCDEDEVNSIVCGYFFKGCHEGIVPCREYCENVVTECSSDYRYLCTFLPYGRPSEKWCIESDDFCGADNITLLEGTFHNLTNPFYPYFNIGNRDCIWFISGPPGYNIVIKFYELAINPYIHTLSVGYGNDPDLRTSTIAKLYDEPRLVIIESENGWIRFEMSNKEYYIGFSAVLLTADVSNVSFPCHSNSLICEGICLPESWICDNVPDCLLGQDEYNCGGTCSSSQFECDDGSCIPESWLCDDIQHCSENEDEDGENCQI, encoded by the exons ATGCATGAGAATTATAGTTACAACAATAAATGTTCATTTCCCATAGCAAAGTGCAAACAATGGGACTTCCAGTGTTATGATGGACAATGTATTCCGGACATTTATCATTGTGATGGAGAACAAGACTGTCATTTCGGTGAAGATGAACTGAATTGCGCTG GTGTGGATTTTTGCGGTACCAACCCTCTCTTTCCAACAACTCGTATTGTTGGTGGAACGGTGGCATCATTGGGCAGTTGGCCGTGGCAAGCCTTGCTTGAATACAGATCCGTTCTGTGTGGTGCTGTGCTCATCTCTAATGAGTGGGTTGCGACTGCGGCACACTGTGTTGG AGATCCTGGATTTAGGTCAAACCTTGAAGCGGTAGTATTAGGTGAGGTTCACCTCACTAGCGAAGCCAGGACTCGAGTCAGACGACCAGTAGAACGCATCATGGTGCATCCTGGGTACAATCCAATCATCTTTGACAACGATGTTGCACTCCTAAAGCTTGCTGAACCAGTCAAGTTTGATTACTATGTAAGACCAGTTTGTCTCCCGGACGGGAATGATTTTGATGAAGTGGAACGCTATACTAATTGCTACGCAACCGGATGGGGTCGAACAAGTCATCTTG GTAATGTGTCTACGGACCTTCGCCAAGCAAATTTACCACTAGTGAACAGGTCAATCTGCTATGAACAGCTGATAAACAAAGGTTTTAACACTATAACGGAGAACATGATTTGTGCTGGGTACGATGAAGGAATGGTATCCACTTGCCAG GGCGATAGCGGTGGTCCACTTGTTTGTCAAGAGTCAGATGGACGTTGGACACTTGTTGGGATAACAAGCTGGAGTTATGGATGCGCCCAGCCAGAATCTCCTTCCGTATATGCACGAGTGTCTCGATACTTGGAAACAATTGCTTCTGTGATGGAGGGTGCAG ATCCACTTGTGTCTTGTGAATCAATCAACACCGGTTGTGCGCAAAATGTGCCTTATTCTGAAACATTCACAACATCTCAATCTGTTGTAGAGTCCATTATAGACATTGTATTTGATGACCATTATGATTATGGCTATTATAGCCATGATGTTTCATCTCATTCTTCTGGGACATATTGCGACGAGGATGAGGTCAATTCGATTGTGTGTGGATATTTCTTCAAAGGCTGTCATGAAGGTATTGTGCCATGCAGAGAGTACTGCGAAAATGTTGTCACCGAATGCTCTAGCGATTACCGGTACCTCTGCACTTTTCTACCGTACGGGCGTCCTAGTGAGAAATGGTGCATAGAAT CGGATGACTTCTGTGGGGCTGATAACATCACTCTGCTTGAGGGAACATTTCACAATCTCACCAATCCATTCTATCCCTATTTCAACATCGGAAATCGAGATTGCATTTGGTTTATCTCGGGACCGCCTGGTTACAATATTGTTATTAAGTTTTATGAGTTGGCCATCAATCCATATATCCACACACTATCCGTCGGCTATGGAAACGATCCAGATTTGAGAACATCAACGATTGCCAAACTATACGATGAACCCCGATTGGTCATCATAGAGAGTGAAAATGGCTGGATCAGATTTGAAATGAGCAACAAGGAATATTACATTGGTTTCTCGGCTGTTCTATTGACGGCTGATGTATCAAACG TTTCGTTCCCGTGTCACAGCAACAGCTTAATCTGTGAAGGCATCTGCTTACCTGAATCCTGGATTTGTGATAACGTTCCTGACTGTCTTCTTGGCCAAGATGAATACAATTGTGGTG GCACGTGTTCCTCATCACAGTTTGAGTGTGATGATGGTTCATGTATACCCGAATCCTGGCTCTGTGATGATATTCAACATTGCAGCGAAAATGAAGACGAGGATGGAGAGAACTGCCAAATAt